The following are from one region of the Stanieria cyanosphaera PCC 7437 genome:
- a CDS encoding glycosyltransferase family 39 protein, with protein MKKSSIHLLLLLGWIALGTALRFTNLESKPPWSDEWATLVFSLGNSFRTVPLDQVIELETLLSPLQLNPAQQTQDVIHHLLTESTHPPFYFVVNHWWLKLFSPDVGLVSIWLGRALSSCLGIVAIPVMFGCSWLLFRSLIICQLAAALMAISPYGVYLSQEARHYTLVIIWVIFSLTFLTIAVRHLGQQKSISLSLVLSWIVVNGLGVATHYFFCLTLVTEIVVLFGFWWRDFRKNPKNILNNYWSKIYLAIIGTIISCSVWIHTWRSIPDNQLTSWVFNENPLAQFFEPILRLLVWLITMVFLLPIEGVADWVSIASGAIILALLIWLVPTWIRNFKQNQKLQSINLSTRVLWRFVLSAIALILVITFVFKADLTLSARFQFFYYPVILLLFSVILSIYWQQPNQKNYWFKPQGKKVIGITILMGILGSLTITNNYAFQKVERPDLVVPVMIEAYQQVAPQTPVIIATLHQTHGQTGEMMSIAWQFQELIKQNRLDFQPQFLLIHQPEKDLTIASSILQQAISATPSRGATAAIPRPFQLWLVNVSELNNLEQFQCNAETNFKRKTTGYRYQLYNCRE; from the coding sequence ATGAAAAAGTCTTCAATTCATTTATTACTATTGCTAGGTTGGATCGCACTAGGAACAGCACTACGTTTTACTAATTTGGAATCAAAGCCTCCTTGGTCAGATGAATGGGCTACTTTAGTATTTAGTTTAGGTAATAGTTTTCGTACTGTACCTTTAGACCAAGTTATCGAGCTTGAGACTTTATTATCACCTTTACAATTAAATCCTGCTCAACAAACTCAAGATGTTATTCATCATTTACTAACAGAAAGTACTCATCCACCTTTTTATTTTGTAGTTAATCATTGGTGGTTAAAGTTATTTTCACCTGATGTTGGTCTAGTTTCAATTTGGTTAGGTAGAGCTTTAAGTTCTTGCTTAGGAATTGTAGCAATTCCTGTAATGTTTGGTTGTAGTTGGTTATTATTTCGTTCTTTAATAATTTGCCAACTAGCAGCAGCATTAATGGCTATTTCTCCCTACGGAGTTTATTTATCACAAGAAGCACGTCACTATACTTTAGTTATTATCTGGGTTATTTTTTCTTTAACTTTTTTAACCATAGCAGTTCGCCATTTAGGTCAACAGAAATCTATTTCTCTATCCCTAGTTTTGTCTTGGATTGTAGTTAATGGATTAGGAGTTGCAACTCATTATTTTTTTTGCTTAACTTTAGTTACAGAAATTGTAGTTTTATTCGGTTTTTGGTGGCGAGACTTTAGGAAAAATCCTAAAAATATTCTCAACAATTATTGGTCAAAAATTTATTTAGCGATTATAGGAACAATTATTAGTTGTTCGGTTTGGATTCATACTTGGCGTAGTATTCCAGATAATCAACTAACTAGCTGGGTTTTCAATGAAAATCCTTTAGCCCAATTTTTTGAACCAATTTTAAGATTATTAGTCTGGCTCATCACTATGGTATTTCTTTTACCGATAGAAGGTGTTGCAGATTGGGTAAGTATTGCTTCTGGAGCTATAATTTTAGCTTTGTTAATTTGGTTAGTTCCTACTTGGATTAGAAATTTCAAACAGAATCAAAAATTACAATCAATTAATTTATCAACTAGAGTATTATGGCGATTTGTTTTAAGTGCGATCGCTTTAATTTTAGTTATTACTTTTGTTTTCAAAGCAGATTTAACTTTGTCTGCTCGCTTTCAGTTTTTTTATTATCCTGTTATTTTACTTTTATTCAGTGTAATTCTGAGTATTTATTGGCAACAACCTAATCAAAAAAATTATTGGTTTAAACCACAAGGAAAAAAAGTAATTGGCATAACTATTTTGATGGGAATTCTTGGCTCTCTTACTATTACAAATAACTATGCCTTTCAAAAAGTCGAACGTCCTGATTTAGTTGTTCCTGTAATGATTGAAGCTTATCAACAAGTAGCTCCTCAAACACCCGTTATCATTGCTACTCTACATCAAACTCACGGACAAACAGGAGAAATGATGAGTATTGCTTGGCAATTTCAAGAACTAATCAAACAAAATCGATTGGACTTTCAACCCCAGTTTTTATTAATTCATCAACCAGAAAAAGATTTAACCATAGCCAGTTCAATTTTACAACAAGCGATCTCGGCTACGCCGAGCC